The Collimonas sp. PA-H2 genome contains a region encoding:
- a CDS encoding acyl-CoA thioesterase: MADQNDNQLPPDTMPQLRVMPMPADANVHGDVFGGWIMAQVDIAGSLPATRRANGRVATIAVNSFLFKQPVFVGDLLSFYASIVKVGNTSITVNVEVYAERNRLQTEIVKVTEATLTYVATDDQRKPRKLPPLMP; this comes from the coding sequence ATGGCTGATCAAAACGACAATCAATTACCGCCAGACACCATGCCGCAACTGCGCGTGATGCCGATGCCGGCCGACGCCAACGTCCACGGCGACGTCTTCGGCGGCTGGATCATGGCACAGGTCGATATTGCCGGCTCACTGCCGGCCACGCGCCGCGCCAATGGCCGCGTCGCCACCATTGCAGTGAATTCCTTCCTGTTCAAGCAGCCGGTATTCGTCGGCGACCTGCTGTCGTTTTACGCCAGCATCGTCAAGGTCGGCAATACCTCCATCACGGTCAATGTCGAAGTCTATGCGGAGCGCAACCGGCTGCAGACCGAAATCGTCAAGGTGACGGAAGCTACGCTGACCTATGTCGCCACCGACGATCAGCGCAAGCCGCGCAAGCTGCCGCCGCTAATGCCCTGA
- a CDS encoding ABC transporter ATP-binding protein/permease → MRHHSSPQPDAAATVNNGAQPKRSDWATLKTLLPYLWTYKWRVSLALLFMLGAKLANVGVPLVLKKLVDSMTITASHPQAMLVLPLGILAAYGLLRLSTTLFTELREFVFARVTQRAVRTIALQVFRHLHALSLRFHLNRQTGGMTRDIERGTRGISSLVSYALFSILPTLIEISLVLGYLVLHYDIWFAGITVVALVSYIAFTVTVTEWRTHFRRTMNTLDSSANTKAIDSLINYETVKYFGNEEYEARRYDDGLMRYETAAVKSQTSLSLLNTGQSLIIATAVTLILWRATQGVIDGKMTLGDLVLVNSFMIQLYIPLNFLGVIYREIKQSLADMERLFHLLDENREIADADGARPLLTGGAQVRFSHVDFSYESKRQILFDVDFTIAAGTTTAVVGHSGSGKSTLSRLLFRFYDINSGRITIDGQDLRDITQASLRQAIGIVPQDTVLFNDSIEYNIAYGKPGASKAEIVAVAKAAHIHDFIESLPDGYDSMVGERGLKLSGGEKQRVAIARTLLKNPAVLIFDEATSALDSKSEQAIQAQLKEIARDRTTLVIAHRLSTIADAEQILVLDHGRIVERGTHAQLLAADGAYAQMWLRQQAHPEEIGSVSPPLSDADGYAGNVIRMV, encoded by the coding sequence ATGCGCCACCATTCAAGCCCACAGCCGGACGCCGCTGCCACCGTGAACAACGGCGCCCAGCCCAAGCGCAGCGACTGGGCCACGCTCAAGACTCTGCTGCCCTATCTATGGACCTACAAATGGCGGGTGTCGCTGGCGCTGCTGTTCATGCTCGGCGCCAAGCTGGCCAATGTCGGCGTGCCGCTGGTATTGAAAAAACTGGTCGACAGCATGACCATCACCGCCAGCCATCCGCAGGCGATGCTGGTGCTGCCGCTGGGAATACTGGCGGCCTACGGCCTGCTGCGCCTGAGCACGACCTTGTTCACCGAGCTGCGCGAATTCGTGTTCGCCCGTGTCACCCAGCGAGCGGTGCGAACCATTGCGTTGCAAGTGTTCCGCCATCTGCATGCGCTGTCATTGCGTTTCCATTTGAACCGCCAGACCGGTGGCATGACGCGCGATATCGAACGCGGCACGCGCGGCATATCCTCGCTGGTGTCCTACGCCTTGTTCAGCATCCTGCCGACCCTGATTGAAATCTCGCTGGTGCTGGGCTACCTGGTGCTGCATTACGATATCTGGTTTGCCGGCATCACGGTGGTGGCGCTGGTCAGCTATATCGCTTTTACGGTGACTGTGACCGAGTGGCGCACCCACTTCCGGCGCACCATGAATACGCTCGATTCCAGCGCCAACACCAAGGCCATCGATTCGCTGATCAACTACGAAACCGTCAAGTACTTCGGCAATGAAGAATACGAGGCCAGGCGCTATGACGATGGCTTGATGCGTTACGAAACCGCAGCGGTGAAATCGCAGACTTCCCTGTCGCTGCTGAACACCGGACAATCGCTGATCATCGCCACTGCGGTCACCTTGATCTTGTGGCGGGCGACGCAAGGCGTGATCGACGGCAAGATGACCCTGGGCGACCTGGTGTTGGTCAATTCCTTCATGATCCAGCTATACATCCCCTTGAATTTCCTTGGCGTGATTTATCGGGAAATCAAGCAGAGCCTGGCGGACATGGAACGGCTGTTCCACCTGCTGGATGAGAACCGCGAAATCGCCGATGCAGACGGCGCGCGGCCGCTGCTGACCGGCGGCGCGCAAGTGCGCTTTTCGCACGTGGATTTCAGCTATGAAAGCAAGCGCCAGATCCTGTTCGATGTCGACTTCACGATCGCCGCCGGCACCACCACCGCGGTGGTCGGCCACAGCGGTTCCGGCAAGTCGACCTTGTCGCGCCTGCTGTTCCGCTTCTACGATATCAACAGCGGCCGCATCACCATCGACGGCCAGGACCTGCGCGACATCACGCAAGCCTCGCTGCGCCAGGCGATCGGCATCGTGCCGCAGGATACGGTGCTGTTCAACGATAGCATCGAGTACAACATCGCCTATGGCAAGCCGGGCGCCAGCAAGGCGGAAATCGTGGCGGTCGCCAAGGCCGCGCATATCCACGATTTCATCGAGTCGCTGCCGGACGGCTATGACTCGATGGTCGGCGAGCGCGGCTTGAAATTGTCAGGCGGCGAAAAGCAGCGTGTCGCCATCGCCCGCACCTTGCTGAAGAATCCAGCCGTGCTGATTTTCGACGAGGCGACTTCGGCGCTGGATTCGAAATCCGAGCAGGCGATCCAGGCGCAGCTGAAGGAAATCGCCAGGGACCGCACGACGCTGGTGATCGCCCATAGGCTGTCGACGATTGCCGACGCTGAGCAGATCCTGGTGCTCGATCATGGCCGCATCGTCGAGCGTGGCACGCATGCCCAGTTGCTGGCAGCGGACGGCGCTTATGCGCAGATGTGGCTGCGCCAGCAAGCGCACCCGGAGGAGATCGGGAGCGTATCGCCGCCACTGTCCGACGCTGACGGTTATGCTGGAAATGTAATCCGGATGGTGTAA